A window of the Lactuca sativa cultivar Salinas chromosome 5, Lsat_Salinas_v11, whole genome shotgun sequence genome harbors these coding sequences:
- the LOC111900689 gene encoding uncharacterized protein LOC111900689, whose translation MHSMSLKLFVDFNDVKSRHTTPGQVSFGAGESPVRLSFGDQGRRSCRIIAHASERDGGAGAGAEAGGAESQSQQNKSSFFARSQTYALMKQQMELAAKSENFEEAARLRDSLKSFEEEEPVLRLRGLMREAIANEKFEDAARYRDQIKEIAPHYLLKCSSDATTLGIRVQVRSVYIEGRSQPLRGQYFFAYRIRITNNSNRPVQLLKRHWIITNANEKSEDVWGIGVIGEQPVILPNNSFEYSSACPLTTPSGRMEGDFEMKHIDKVGSKTFNVAVAPFALSTFGDATDSI comes from the exons ATGCATTCGATGAGCTTAAAGTTGTTTGTGGATTTTAATGATGTCAAATCGAGGCATACGACGCCAGGTCAGGTTAGTTTTGGTGCCGGAGAATCTCCGGTTAGGTTGAGTTTTGGAGATCAAGGGAGGAGGAGTTGTAGAATTATTGCGCATGCTTCGGAGAGAGATGGTGGTGCTGGTGCCGGAGCTGAGGCTGGTGGAGCAGAGAGTCAGAGTCAGCAGAATAAGAGTTCGTTTTTCGCACGGAGTCAAACCTATGCTTTGATGAAACAGCAAATGGAACTTGCCGCCAAGTCTGAG AATTTCGAAGAGGCTGCTAGGCTTCGTGATTCTTTGAAATCATTCGAAGAGGAGGAACCAGTTCTACGTCTACGAGGTTTGATGAGAGAAGCCATTGCAAACGAGAAATTCGAG GATGCAGCAAGATATCGTGATCAGATCAAAGAAATTGCTCCTCACTATCTATTGAAATGTTCAAGTGATGCTACAACTTTG GGGATTAGGGTTCAAGTTAGGAGTGTGTACATTGAAGGGCGCAGCCAACCTTTGAGAGGCCAATACTTTTTTGCTTACAGAATAAGAATTACTAATAATTCAAATCGTCCTGTTCAACTTCTCAAAAGGCACTGGATAATTACCAATGCTAATGAGAAATCTGAGGATGTTTG GGGTATTGGAGTTATTGGTGAACAGCCAGTTATTCTTCCTAATAATAGTTTTGAATAttcatcagcatgtcctttaACTACTCCTAGTGGGAGAATG GAAGGGGACTTTGAAATGAAGCATATTGATAAAGTAGGGTCAAAGACATTCAATGTGGCTGTTGCCCCTTTTGCTCTTTCAACGTTTGGTGATGCTACTGATAGTATTTGA